One stretch of Solenopsis invicta isolate M01_SB chromosome 16, UNIL_Sinv_3.0, whole genome shotgun sequence DNA includes these proteins:
- the LOC120359730 gene encoding uncharacterized protein LOC120359730: protein MQSTCHLSIITSKLLKILKIKKMSTPGILDGELFRIIPDSQNRKENSTQVIAECVSCGNKYSGALNATGNFYTHIKRKHLSLLKKALEKKEAKYKNASSCETSNLKPLIPAKQPKLMNTNMLVKNTVSKEQVIKLVLSYIINEMRPLAIVEKPSFRNLISGISNVELPTRKTLKKKIEEQFESTIAEIKIRVSKTQFVCTTADIWSCTN, encoded by the exons ATGCAAAGTACTTGTCATTTGAGTATAATAActtcaaaattgttaaaaatattgaaaattaaaaagatgtCAACTCCTGGAATCTTAGATGGagaattatttagaataattccCGATTCTCAGAATAGAAAGGAAAACTCGACGCAAGTAATTGCCGAATGTGTGTCATGTGGAAACAAATACAGTGGTGCACTAAATGCAACCGGAAATTTTTATACGCATATTAAG agaaaacatttatcattattaaaaaaagcattagaaaagaaagaagcaaaatacaaaaatgcatcTTCATGTGAAACATCCAATCTAAAACCACTAATACCAGCAAAGCAACCAAAACTGATGAATACAAATATGTTAGTGAAAAACACTGTCTCAAAAGAACAG GTCATTAAACTTGTGTTATCGTACATAATCAATGAAATGAGACCACTTGCAATCGTTGAGAAACCATCATTCAGAAATCTTATATCTGGTATATCAAACGTTGAGCTACCAACACGGAAaactttgaagaaaaaaatcgaagaaCAATTTGAATCGACGATTGCTGAAATAAAGATTCGAGTTTCCAAAACTCAGTTTGTTTGCACTACTGCAGACATTTGGAGTTGTACAAATTGA